A stretch of Vicinamibacteria bacterium DNA encodes these proteins:
- a CDS encoding acyl-CoA thioesterase, which translates to NVGERIKVTEGLFTFVAIDDNRRPRPLPPEGGA; encoded by the coding sequence AAACGTCGGCGAGCGCATCAAGGTAACGGAAGGTCTCTTCACATTCGTCGCCATCGATGACAACCGCCGGCCGCGGCCCCTGCCACCCGAGGGTGGGGCGTAA